A section of the Spirosoma pollinicola genome encodes:
- a CDS encoding xanthine dehydrogenase family protein molybdopterin-binding subunit — MSAPLITGSIGKPINRVDGVDKVTGKAKYAAEFNVPDLTYGVVVSSAIAKGKIKSFDASDALGLDGVLQVFTHENRPKLAWFDISYKDQDAPPGAPFRPLHNATIKYSGQPIALVVAETFELARYAATLIRVEYEEATHETDLEANLHKARKPKHGVADLLKPPPPKPRGDFDKVYNEDPNKMAGRYVHAAEHHNPMELFATTVSYDKSGKLTIYDKTQGVTNSILYVSQVFNIPFKDVRVLSPYMGGGFGSGLRPQYQLFMAVMAARELKRSVRVSLTRQQMFTFGHRPATVQNVALGALADGTMNALYHDAYGETSQFEDYTEVVVNWGGQLYPTENVKMDYKLVPLDVYSPLDMRAPGGVTGMHALEVAMDELAYDLGMDPLQLRLKNYTDMDHNEKRPYSSKELRECFRQGAERFGWNSRNPEPRSMKKDHNLIGWGMATGIWDANQMPARAEAVLMVNGKLRVSSATADIGTGTYTIMTQIAADTLGMPVSDVLFKLGDSDMPIAPISGGSWTAATVGSAVKAACEEVGKSLLKLAKKMPDSPFKGVKWEDVTFADKHLRLKNDPLVAISLQTLVDQNGGKAIREITGALPNAFKQKNYTRSTHSAVFVEVMVDEELGTVKVNRVVTAVASGRIINPKTARSQILGGMVWGISKALEEESVMDHNLGRFMNHSLAEYHVAVNADIHDLDVIFVEEHDDIVNPLGVKGLGEIGIVGLPAAIANAVFHATGRRVRDLPITLDKLL, encoded by the coding sequence ATGAGCGCACCACTAATAACCGGGTCAATCGGTAAACCAATTAACCGTGTCGACGGTGTCGATAAGGTAACAGGCAAAGCCAAATATGCCGCTGAGTTCAACGTGCCCGATTTAACGTATGGCGTCGTTGTATCCAGTGCTATTGCCAAGGGTAAAATCAAATCCTTCGACGCTAGTGATGCACTGGGTCTCGACGGTGTCTTGCAGGTATTTACGCACGAAAACCGGCCAAAACTTGCCTGGTTCGACATAAGCTATAAAGACCAGGATGCTCCACCGGGGGCACCGTTTCGGCCATTGCACAATGCCACCATCAAATACAGCGGTCAACCCATTGCGTTGGTCGTTGCCGAAACGTTTGAACTGGCACGCTATGCGGCCACGTTAATTCGGGTTGAGTATGAAGAAGCTACTCATGAAACTGACCTGGAAGCCAATCTGCACAAAGCCCGTAAACCCAAACATGGTGTCGCCGACCTGCTGAAACCACCACCGCCAAAACCGCGTGGCGACTTTGACAAGGTCTATAATGAAGACCCGAATAAAATGGCTGGGCGGTACGTTCATGCCGCCGAGCACCACAACCCGATGGAGTTGTTTGCCACAACGGTTTCATATGACAAAAGTGGCAAACTGACGATTTATGATAAAACGCAGGGCGTAACCAATAGTATTCTGTACGTTTCGCAGGTATTCAACATCCCTTTTAAAGACGTTCGGGTGCTCTCGCCTTACATGGGCGGTGGTTTTGGGTCGGGATTAAGGCCTCAATATCAATTGTTTATGGCGGTGATGGCGGCTCGTGAACTGAAACGATCGGTGCGGGTTTCGCTTACACGCCAGCAGATGTTCACCTTCGGGCATCGTCCGGCAACTGTGCAGAATGTCGCGCTGGGCGCACTGGCAGATGGCACAATGAATGCCCTCTATCATGACGCATATGGCGAAACGTCGCAGTTTGAAGATTATACCGAAGTGGTCGTTAACTGGGGCGGACAGCTTTATCCAACAGAAAACGTAAAGATGGACTATAAGCTGGTGCCGCTGGATGTATATAGTCCGCTCGATATGCGCGCACCGGGTGGGGTAACGGGCATGCATGCGCTGGAAGTAGCGATGGATGAACTAGCCTATGACCTCGGTATGGACCCACTTCAGCTTCGGTTGAAGAACTATACCGATATGGACCACAACGAAAAACGTCCTTATTCGAGTAAGGAGCTTCGGGAGTGTTTCCGGCAGGGTGCCGAACGCTTTGGCTGGAACAGTCGCAACCCGGAACCACGCTCCATGAAGAAAGATCATAATCTCATTGGTTGGGGGATGGCTACTGGAATATGGGATGCAAACCAGATGCCCGCACGCGCCGAAGCCGTTTTAATGGTGAATGGCAAACTGCGGGTGAGTAGCGCCACCGCCGATATCGGTACCGGCACCTACACGATTATGACGCAGATTGCCGCCGATACGCTCGGAATGCCCGTGAGCGATGTGCTCTTCAAACTAGGGGATTCAGATATGCCGATAGCGCCTATTTCGGGAGGCTCCTGGACGGCGGCCACTGTTGGTTCTGCTGTGAAGGCCGCTTGTGAAGAAGTGGGGAAATCGTTACTTAAGCTGGCAAAAAAGATGCCTGATTCGCCGTTTAAAGGGGTCAAATGGGAAGATGTAACGTTTGCCGACAAGCATCTGCGCTTAAAAAATGATCCGTTGGTGGCTATTTCGCTGCAAACGCTCGTTGACCAAAATGGGGGTAAAGCCATTCGGGAAATTACAGGCGCATTGCCAAATGCTTTCAAACAGAAGAATTACACCCGTAGTACGCACTCAGCCGTTTTTGTGGAGGTGATGGTCGATGAGGAGCTTGGCACAGTGAAAGTGAATCGCGTGGTGACGGCTGTTGCCTCCGGACGCATCATCAACCCCAAAACAGCCCGAAGTCAGATTCTGGGGGGGATGGTTTGGGGAATTAGCAAAGCCCTGGAAGAAGAAAGTGTAATGGATCATAATCTCGGACGATTCATGAACCACAGTCTGGCCGAATACCATGTAGCGGTTAATGCCGATATTCATGATCTTGATGTCATTTTTGTCGAAGAACACGATGATATCGTTAACCCATTGGGTGTGAAGGGATTGGGTGAAATTGGTATTGTGGGTTTGCCCGCTGCCATTGCCAATGCCGTTTTCCACGCAACGGGCCGTCGTGTTCGGGATTTGCCGATTACACTGGATAAATTGTTGTAA